TATCCCGCCGCAGGCCTGGAGACCGGCTGTTGACGGTGACGGCCAGCCGCGCGAGGGCGCGCAGGTCGCCGAGCTCACGCGATGGATGCCCGACCCGACCCCGGCAACCCGACCCGGTCCTCAACAATGGCCAGCCGGGATGCGGGTGATCGCCCGCCGGGAACGACCACACCCCGGCGCGCAACTACGCCTCACCGACCAGGACGGGTGGCGCATCACCTGCTTCGCCACCAACACCCACGGCCCCGGCTGGACACTGGACACACTGGAAGTACGCCACCGGCAACGAGCCCGTTGCGAGGACCGTATCCGCGCGCAGAAAGACACCGGCATGCGCAACCTGCCCTTCCACGGATACGCCCACAACCAGATCTGGCTGGAAATCGCCGCACTAGCGGCGGACTTGCTGGCCTGGACCCAAACCCTGGCCTGGGACACACACCAACCCGCCAGACGCTGGGAACCCAAACGCCTACGGCTACGCATCCTGGCCGTCGCCGGCCGCATCATCCACAGCGGCCGACGACGACGCCTACGACTACCCCGCAACTGGCCCTTCAACCACCTCATCGACAACGCCTGGAAATCCCTACAACCCAGCTAAAAACGACGAACCAACCCCACAACCAGGACCGGAGAACCGGCGACACAGCGCCGGAAACCAGCCCTGCCACAAACAAACACACAGACCCCACAACCAGCCAAACAGTCACTCAACTCCCACGCGAAAGATCGAGGCTAGGGTCTGTCTCCATATTCCGCGGGGCGATAGCCGAGCCGCTGTCACATCTTTCTCGGGCCGCCTGACGGCACGGCGAAACCGCCCATGTGGCGCTGCCACGCCGGGCGGCTCCGCCGCACCGCCAGACGACATTTGGATCTCGACTCTCATCCCCCCGGAATATGCAGACAGGCCCTAAACCACCTCGGCCAACACGGCGAGGATCTGGTCGCCGTATTTCGCCAGCTTGTTCTCGCCGACACCGCTGATCGTGCCGAGCGCCTCCAGCGACGACGGCAGCTCGGTGGCGATCTGTTTCAGCGTGGCGTCGTGGAAGATGACGTACGCCGGCAGGCCGAGCTCGCGAGCGGTCTCGCCGCGCCAGCTCCGCAGCCGCTCGAAAATCGGCTCCGCCTCGGCGGTGAGCTCGATCGCCGCCTTGGCCTTCGCGGACGACTTGGCCGCCTTCGGCGCGCGCGTACGCTCCGGCTCGCGGCGCAGGCGCACCTGGCGCTGCTCGAACAACACCTGGTTGCTGCCTTCGGTGAGCACCAGCGTGCCGAAGTCGCCCTCGACGCCGAGCAACCCCTGCGCGAGCAACTGCCGTACGACCCCGCGCCACTCGGTGTCGCGCAGCTCGCTGCCTTTGCCGAAGACGGTGAGCTGGTCGTGCCGGTGCTGCCGCACCTTGTCGGTGGTCTTTCCGAGCAATATGTCGATAACCTGACCGGCGCCGAACTTCTGGCCGCGTTCCTTACGGAGCCGGAACACGGTCGAGAGCAGCTTCTGCGCGGCGATCGTGCCGTCCCAGGCCTCCGGCGGAGTCAGGCAGCTGTCACAGTTGCCGCAGTTTTCCTCCTGCGACTGGCCGAAGTAGGCGAGGAGCTGGCCGCGCCGGCACTCCACCGTCTCGCACAGCGCGAGCATCGCGTCGAGGTGGATGTTGAGCCGGCGGCGGTGCGCGTCGTCGCCTTCGGACTTGTCGATCAGCTGTCGCTGCTGCACCACGTCGGCCAGGCCGTACGCCAGCCAAGCGGTCGACGGCAGGCCGTCACGGCCGGCGCGACCGGTCTCCTGGTAATAACCCTCGACCGACTTGGGCAGGTCGAGGTGCGCGACGAACCGTACGTCCGGCTTGTCGATCCCCATCCCGAACGCGATGGTGGCGACCATGACCAGGCCGTCCTCGCGGAGGAACCGCGCCTGGTTGGCCGCCCTCGTGCGGGAATCCAGGCCGGCGTGATAGGGCAGCGCCTCGATCCCGTTTTCCACCAGGAAATCGGCGATCTTCTCCACCGACGCGCGGGACAGGCAGTAGACGATGCCGGCGTCGCCGGCATGCTCGGTCTGCAGCAGCTTGAGCAGCTGCCGCTTCGGCTCGTTTTTCGGCACGATCCGATACTGGATGTTGGGCCGGTCGAAGCTGGCCACGAAATGCCGCGCCTCGGTGAGGTTGAGCCGGTGCGCGATCTCCTCGCGGGTCGCGTCGGTCGCCGTCGCGGTCAGTGCGATCCGCGGCACGTCCGGCCAGCGCTCGTGCAGCGCGGACAGCTCCAGGTAATCCGGCCGGAAGTCGTGGCCCCACTGCGCCACACAGTGCGCCTCGTCGATGGCGAACAACGACACCTTGCCGCGGTCGAGCAGCCGCATGGTGGCCTCGACCCGCAACCGCTCCGGCGCCAGGTAGAGCAGGTCGAGCTCGCCGTCCAGGAAGGCCTCCTCGACCTCGCGGCGGGCGTAGGAATCCTGGGTGGAGTTGAGAAAACCGGCGCGTACGCCGACCGTACGCAGCGCGTCGACCTGGTCCTGCATCAGCGCGATGAGCGGCGAGATGACCACACCGGTGCCGGGCCGTACGAGCGCGGGGATCTGGTAACACAGCGACTTGCCGCCACCGGTCGGCATCAGCACGAGCGCGTCGCCGCCGCCGACCACGTGCTCGATGATGTCCTGCTGGTTGCCGCGGAACGCGTCGTATCCGAAGACGCGCTGCAGGACTTCGGTCGCTTCGCTGACTGTCCCGAGGCTTCCCACCCGACGATCGTACGGTCCAGGGCCGACGATTCCGCGCGCGACGTGCGGAGCGGCGTCGGCTGTCCGCATCCACACCCTTGACCGGTGAGTCTTCTTACGCAACCGTGGTGCTTATGAAGCTGGGATGGACGATGGGTTACTGGGGTGCCGGGCCGGCGCCGGGGACCGACGAGGTGATCGACGAGGCTGACGCGCTCGGCCTGGACTCGATCTGGACCGCCGAAGCGTACGGGTCGGACGCGCTGACTCCGCTGGCCTGGTATGGCGCGCGTACGACGACACCGCGGCTGGGCACCGGCATCATCCAGATGAGCGCGCGCACGCCGACCGCCACCGCGATGGCGGCGATGACCCTCGACCACCTGTCCGGCGGCCGCGTCATCCTCGGCCTCGGCACCTCCGGTCCGCAGGTCGTGGAGGGGTGGTACGGCCAGGAGTATGGCAAGCCGCTGGCGCGTACCCGCGAATACATCGACATCGTACGGAAAGTCGTCGCGCGCGAGAAGCTGACGCATGACGGCGCCTTCTACCGCGTGCCGATCGAGGGCGGCACCGGGCTCGGCAAGGCACTGCGCTCGACGATCCGGCCATACCGGACCGACATCCCGATCTTCCTTGGCGCGCAGGGACCCAAGAACGTCGCTCTCGCGGCCGAGGTCGCCGACGGCTGGCTGACGCTCTTCTTCGGACCGAAGCTGAACGATTACTACAAGGACGTGTTGGCTGAGGGGTTCGCTCGTCCGGGCGCGCGGCACACCGCGGAGTCGTTCGAGGTCGCCGTGTCGGTGACCGCGGTGATCGACGACGACGTGGAGGCCGCCGCCGACCGGATCCGTCCGCTGCTGGCGCTCTACATCGGCGGCATGGGCGCGGTGGAGGCCAACTTTCACCGCAACATGTTCCTGCGGCTGGGATACGAGCAGGAGTGCGACAAGATCACCGAGCTCTACCTGTCCGGCCGCAAGGAGGAGGCGATCGCGCAGGTGTCGACCGCGATGGTCGAGGAGGTCGCGCTGATCGGCCCGAAGGCCAAGATCGCCGACGACCTCGCGGCGTGGCAAGCGACCATCGCCACCAGCCTGGTGCTGATGGGCGCCGACCTGCCGACCCTGCGTACGCTCGCCGAGCTGCTCGGATGACCGCATGGCCACCATGCGTGCGTCTGACGCACGCATGGTGGCCATGCGGCCAAACCGACACGTAAGTGGGACGAGCGAGGGTGTGTCGGGCAGAACCGGCGGCACCCGCCTACGATCGGCGGCGCGCCAAGGAGGGGAGTGGGCTTGCGCCGAGCGTACTGGTGGGTTGCTGGCTGTGTGGCGGTCGTTCTGGCCGCGACTGTCGGGACGGTGATCCTCACGATCAACCTGTCGACCGGCGGCCCGCGGCCGTCGATCGTGCTGAAGAAGATCACCGACAAGGACGAACGCGACCGGTTCAACGCCGCCCGCGAGATGGTCGAGAAGCTGGTCGCCGGTGACGTGTCGGCGCTGCTGCCGGGGGTGAGTCTCGACCTGAGCAAGCTGCTGCCGACCGGGGCCAAGCTCGTCCTGGAAGCGGCGAGCTGGAAACGCGCCGGCCGCGGCGCGACCGTCGACGGCAAGGTCGGCGACCGGCGCGTACGCGTGATCCTGGTGGTCACCGACGACGGCTGGCGCGTCGTCGACGTACGACCGCCAACCGACACACCGCCGCAGCAGCCGGAGCCGCATCCGAGTACGTCGCCATCGCCGCAGCCGAGCAACACGCCTGGTCCGAAGGCGATGCTGACGACCTCGCAGTGTGCCGGCGTACAGGTCGCGCGCGGCGCCAAAGCCGGCCCCATCCCGGTGCTGTTGGTGCCAGGTCCGGACGGAGTCGCCGGCCTGACCGCCTCGGTTGGTACGGCCGCGGTCGCCGGAGCGACGCCGGTGGCCACCAGCCTGGTCAGCCGCTTCGCCGAGATCCCCGGCGTGACCGCGTACGTGCTGGCCAAGGGCGACGGCAGTCACTGGGTCGGCGACCGCGACGCCACTGGTCCGGCCGTCGCCGACGCCATCGACTGCCTCCACAAGGGCGGCCAGAAGGTGGCTGTCGTCGGTGTGTCGACCGGCGGCCTGGCGGTGAGGTGGGCCCTCACCGGTGACCGCGCCAAGGCGGTCGGCATGGTCGCGACGATCGGCAGTCCGTTCGGCGGCGCGTACGCCGTGGACGTCGCGCGCGTACTCAAGGACGACGACCCTGGCTCGCTGCCGAAGACCGACGCCGCGCAGGCTCGCCGCGACAGCCTCGTTCTCGAGACAGCGATGGCCGACCTCGCGGTCTGCCCGAACGCCGGTGGTCCCAAACAGCACACCGAGCCGGCCTGCCGCCGCCTCGACACGCTCGCGGCGCTGGCCGGCGGCCTCGGTGACTCGCTGCGGCCGAACGCGGTCGGGTCGCTGCCGGCGTGGCCGTCCGGCCTGCCGGTGCTGCAGATCGCCGGCACCGCACGCGTTGGTCAGATCGACGTCGGTGACGGCATCGCGACCACAGCGTCGGCGCTGGCCGACGCGAGCCGCAAGGCGACGCACACCTGCCTCGACACCAAGGTCGTCGCGAGCGCACCGGCCCGTTGCTGGAACAGCGACCTCGCAGTGCTGACCGAGGCTGCGGACGACGCCGTCGGTGCGGTGCGCGCGTTCGTACATCCGACCGCGGCGGCATTCGTCGACAAGAACACCGCCAGCGTCATCGAGAACGGCAAGGTCGGAGCGAGCATCACGGCCACCAGGTACGGCTTCAGCAAGGCCGCGTTCAGCGCCGACGGCCGCTATCTGGTCGCGGTCGGCTCCGGCGAGATCGGTGTGCTCGACGTCGACACGGGCGCGCACCGGTCGGCCGCCTGCGACTGCGGCGAGATGGCGGTCGTCGGCCGCCAGGCGTACGTGGCCAACGGCTATTCGTCCCGCACGATCAACGCGTACGAGCTGCCTGACCTGCGGCCGCGGCCGAGCGGCTTGGGCGAGTTCGGCAAGCCGGGATCGTTCGCCGGCCCGAAGGCGGCCTACGGCGAGCAGCTGATCGTCGCCATCCTGGAGGACGCCGGCGCCAGCAACGGCACGCCGTCGCTGGTGGCGGTCGGACCCGGCGGCGCGCGCTCCAAGGTCGTCAAGCTGCCGGAGCCGTCGGTGCCGCTGGACGTGACCGCCGACCCGTACGACCCGACCGGACCGGTGATCGCGCTGACCAGCTCGCACGTGTCGGCCTGCAGCTTCTTCGGCAAGGCCTCGATCGTGAACTTCACCGCGGGCACACGGAAAGACGTCGACGGCAAGGCCTTCGGCGAGTCGGCTCCGGACACCGAGTCGATCGACATCGCCGACGTGCATCGCGGTGGCGACGGCCGCTATTACGCGGCTGCGCACGCCGGTTCGTGCGACGACAGCCTCAACCCGACCGAGACCGTGCCGTGGAGCCTGTGGCGGCTCGACGGCACGCGATGGGCGAGCGTGGACGGCGGCGTCAAAGGCCCGGACCGCTACTTCGGACCGGCCGGCCGGCTCAGTGTCACACTGACCTCCAGCACCGACGGCACACTGACCTGGAAGCACGGCTCGGATTCGCAGTCGTACGGCAAAAACGTGACGGCGATCGCCTCGCCGCCGGGGTCGGCGATCGTCACCGACCCGTCGCTCGCGCCGCCGGCCGGCAGCAAGGTCACGCCGCCGAAGCCGCTGCTGGCCAGCCCGGACGGCTTCGGGCCGCTGCGGATCGGCGCGCCGTTGGACAAGCTGGTGGCCGACGGCCTGCTGAAGAACGACAAGCCGGCTGGCACACCCGGCTGCCTCGCCTACTCGGGCGCCGGCCGGCTGAAAGGCCTCGTCTACGTGCAGCAGCAGGGCGGCTCGACCCTGCAGGCCGTGAGCGTCAGCTCGGCGAAGTTCGGCACCGACGCCGGCCTGCCGCCGAACGCGACTCTCGACCAGGTGAAAAAGGCCTACGGCTCAGCGTTGCACACCGAGCGCGTGCTCAAGCAGAACGAGCCGGTGATCCATTACTACGTCGCGAAGGGCCCGAACATCCTGCTTTTCCAGGTTTACCAAGACAAAGTAGGCGGCTATCTGATCGGCGAGAAGAGCGCGGTGGACTTCTACGCGAGCCTTGGCGGGCTCTGCTAGGGCCTGTATCGGAGTCCCACGTGGATGAGAGTCGGCGTTTGGGGTCGGCTGTCGCCGCGTGGGACTTCGAAACAGACCTAGCGCGGTTGCCTGGCGAACCGTTCGCGTATGTCCGGACGATTCGCCAGCTTTTCCGGATATCCGGGGCCGATCCGAAACCGTACGTCGTCAGAGGCCAGCTTTTCGCCGCATCGCTCGCACACCACCAAGGCATGGGTGTCGTGGCCGCACCGCTGGTGATGGAAGGTGATCGGCGAGGTTTCGCTGTCGTAGAGCCAACGGTCGCCCCATGCGGCCATCGCCGCGAGCACCGAGAAGAAGTCCTTGCCCTTGGCGGTCAGCCGGTATTCGTGTCGCACCGGCTCGCTCTGATAGCGCACCTTTTCCAGCAGTCCCTCGGAAACCAGCCGGCTGAGCCGCTCGGCCAGGGTGTTGCGGGCGATGCCGAGCGCCGACTGGAACTCGTCGAACCGGCTGATGCCATAGAACGCCTCGCGCAGCACCAGGGGCGTCCACCAGTCGCCGAGCATGTCGACGGTCGTGGCGATCTGGCACGGCCAGTTGGCGAACGACGTGCGTCTCATGCTGCCAGCATACTCAGTTGCGTTATGAGACTGAGCTGTCCGCGGGCTCGTCACAGAGGCGGCGGAGCAACGGCGAGATGCGATAGTCGACCAGCTCGCGCATCACCAGCGCCGTACTCGTCCGCTCGACACCGGGGATCGCCAGGATCTCGCCGGCGACCCGATAGAGGTCGTCGCCGTCGGTGGCCACCACCTGCACCATCAGGTCGGTCTGGCCGCTGATGCCCTGCACCTGCAACACTTCCGGGATCTGCGCGAGCGCCGCGCCGACCTCGTCCAGCCGGCGCTGGGTGACCTGCGTCGTCACGTACGCGCTGAGCGGATATCCGAGCGTACGCGGCGCGATCCGGCGCTCGAACGACTCCAGCAGCCCGTCGCGTTCCAGGCGCGACAGCCGAGCCTGCACGGTGTTGCGGGACATGCCGAGCCGCTCGGCGAGCGCGATCGTGGTGGCGCGCGGCTGGTCGGTGAGCGCGCGCAGCAGCCGCGCGTCGGTCTGGTCGAGGCGATCAGGGTTGTGCACCATGCTCACTCCAGCTGCGCGTCCAATGGCTTGGTTCGTGCACTATGGTCAACGCTATCTCATCATGTTGTGCAGATCTTGAAGTCGTGTTGTGCTTCTGGCAACGAATTGCGCAGTTCAGGAGATCAGCATGACGAGCGTCGCCGCGGCCGGTGCATTGTCGGACACGAGCGTTCTTCGCGAGGTGGAGCGCCGGATCCTGTGGCTGTCCACCGCGATGGTGCACCACGCCAACCGCGTACGACCCAACCCCTCCGGCCTGAAGGTCGGCGGCCATCAGGCGTCGTGCGCGTCGATGGTGTCGATCATGACCGGGCTGTGGTTCGGCCACCTGCGGCCGGAGGACCGCGTGTCGGTCAAGCCGCACGCGTCGCCGGTGCTGCACGCGATCAACTACCTGCTCGGCGAGCTGGACCAGCCGTATCTGGAGTCGCTGCGCGCTTTCGGTGGCCTGCAAAGCTATCCGAGCCGGTCGAAGGACCCCGATCCGGTGGACTATTCGACCGGGTCGGTCGGGATCGGTGCCACCGCGCCGATCTGGGGCGCGGTCGCGCGTCGCTACGTCCAGCAGAAGACCGGTGTCGGCGGCACCGGCCGGCAGTTTTCCCTTGTCGGGGACGCCGAACTCGACGAAGGCGCGGTCTGGGAGGCGATCCTGGACCCGGCGGTGGCCGAGCTGGGCGAGCTGGTGTGGATCATCGACCTCAACCGGCAGTCGCTCGACCGCGTGGTGCCCAACATCGCCGCCGACCGGCTGGAAGGCATGTTCGCGGCGGCCGGTTGGCAGGTCGTCACGCTGAAATATGGTCAGCTGCTGGAAAAGCTGTTCACCAGGCCGGGCGGCGCGGCGCTGCGCACGCGGATCGACGCGATGTCCAATCCGGAATACCAGCGGCTGCTTCGATGCGACGCGGCGCAGCTGCGCGAGCGGCTGCCTGGTGACGGCGCCATGGCCGCCGGCATTTCGACGCTGATCGCCGACCTCGACGACGCGGTTTTGCTCGATGCCATCCGGAATCTCGGCGGCCACGACCTTGGTGCGCTGGACGCCGCGTACGCCTCGATAGACGACACGCGCCCGACCGCCATTTTCGCGTACACGGTCAAGGGTTATGGCCTGCCGATCCAGGGCCATCCGCAAAACCACTCGTCGTTGCTGACCGTCGAGCAGATGGCCGAGCTCGCCGGGCAACTGGGGACCGACCTCGCGGATCCGTGGCGTCCGCTCGAAAACGACAGTCCGGCAGCGCGGCTGTGTGCGGCCACCGCCAGTCGGCTGGCGCGTACGCCGGAAAAGGTGTCGCCACCGCCGAAAATTCCGGTGGACATCGGCCGTACGCCGTCCGGCACCGCCACGACGCAGGCAGCACTCGGCCGTGTTTTGCTTGATCTGACCAGAGAAGCACCGGACGCCGCCGCTCGGGTGGTGACCGTCAGTCCGGACGTGAGCTCGTCGACCAACCTCGGCGGCTGGGTCAACAAGGTCGGCGTGTGGTCGTCGCGAGAACGCGTCGACTGGTTTGCCGACGACCGCGAAACCATCCTGCACTGGCGCGAAAAACCGTCCGGCCAGCACATGGAGCTCGGCATCGCCGAGACCAACCTGGTCGGGCTGTTGGGAGAGTTGGGGGCCACCTGGAGTCGGTGGGGACAGCCACTCTTCCCGATCGGCGTCCTCTATGACCCGTTCGTGGAACGTGCGCTGGAACCGTGGTCGTTCGGGATTTACGCTGGTGGACAGTCAATTCTGGTGGGCACGCCGTCGGGTGTCTCGCTGGCGCCGGAAGGCGGTGCTCATCAGTCGATCACCACACCGTCCATCGGCATCGAGCAGCCGGGGTGTATCACGTACGAGCCGGCATTTGCCATCGACGTGGAATGGACACTGCTGGCAAGCCTGGCACGACTGGGAAAGCCCGATGGTTCGTCGGCCTACCTGCGGCTCTCGACGCGGCCAGTCGACCAGAGTTTGGCCGCTGTGCCAACGGATCCGGCCGCGCGCGAACGCCGTCGCCGGCAGGTCGTGGCCGGCGCGTACCCGCTGCGCCGCGCCGACTCGCCGGACGTGACGATCGCCGCGATGGGTGCGATGCTGCCGGAAGCGATCGCCGCGGCAGATCGCCTGGAGCAGGCCGGCCTGTCCGCCGATGTCGTATGCGTGACCAGTCCTGGACTGCTTTTCGCCGCGTTGCGTGCGAAACAGGGACGTGCGGAGGGATCGACCTGGATCCTCGACCAGGTCTTTCCGGCCGACCGAGCCGCGCCGCTGGTGACCGTACTCGACGGACACCCGCACACGTTGTCGTTCCTGGCCACCGTCAACCGCGTCGTGAGCACGTCGTTGGGGGTCACCGGATTCGGCCAGTCAGGCGGGCTGGAAGACGTTTATCGTTACCACGGCATAGATGCCGACGGCATCGTACGTGCCGCGTTGGACGCGGTGTAGACGCGCGCGTACCCGGCGCTGGGCCGCAACGCCGGGCACGGCTCGTATTTTGTTGTCGTTACTCGTCTTTTTTGCCGGTCATGCCGTCGACGAAGCCTTCGACGCGGTCCCGAGTCGCATCCAGGGCGTCCTTTGTCTTGGCCTTGAGCTGCTGACCCTGGCCCTCGGCCTCGGTGCCGCGGTCGCCGGTCACCTTGCCGATGCCTTCCTTGGCGCGACCGGCGAGCTCGTCAGCTTTGTTCTCCATGCGGTCGTTCATCCTGATCTCCTTCCGCCTGTGTTGGGAAGGGTTCCCGGCATACCGTCGCGCTAATCGCCGCAGATGTGGTTTACGCCACCCAATGGCCCGGCCGCGTCATCGCCGGCGGCAGCTTCGTACGCGCATCGCCTCGTGCCGCGTCAAGCTGCGACTGGATCAGGAAAATCGCGCCGGTGAGATCCGCGCCGCGCAGATCGGCCGTACGAAAGTCCGCACCGGTCACATCCGCCTGCCGCAGGTCCGCGCCGCGCAGATCGGCGCCGATCAGATATGCACCGCGCAGGCTCGCACCGCGCAGGTCCGCTTTTCGTAGGTCCGCGCCGACAAAATCGGCGCCGCGATGCTCTTTTTTCTTGGTGCCTTCGCGCGCCAGGTCGCTGGTTTTCAGCAGGAGCGCGTTGACTTTCTGCCAGTGCTCGTTGATGTCGAGCCGGAGGAGGTCATCTGGCGGCAGGTCGGCGAGTTGTGCCGTCTCGTCCGACAGTTGGCGCAGGTCGGCATGAACCGGCTTGGCGGCACGGATGGTCACGGCCTCGGCGAGATACCAGAGCAGTTGGTGAATGTCGCGCATGACAGGGAAGACCGCGAACATCTGCTGCCGGGTCCGCGGCGCCGCGCGCCAGTCGACGCCGCGGTAGGTCTGTTGCGCCACCTGCTGGCCGGCACCGAAGCAGTCGTAGACCGTGCAGCCGGGGAAGCCTTTTTCGCGGAGGTCGCGATGGATGCCGCAGCCGAAGTCGTCACGCAGGTTGCGGCACGGCTGTCCGGCCGGCTTGTCGACCGCGAAGTCGGCCGACTTCGCGAATGCCGGCACCACACAACAGAGACCGAAACAGCGTTCGCAGTCGGCCACCAAGTCGAGCCGCTTCCGCTCCACCACGTCGGTCCCTCTCTGCGCGCTCGACAACCTCAAACACACTACTTCACGCTGCATGCGGTCGTACGCCGTGACGGCCGGTGGTCGGTCGGTCGCCAGCATCCAGTCGATCGGCGCACATGGCATGTCCGACGCCACGCCGGGGGACTCCGGACGATGCGTTTATCCGTTCGCGGACGCGTACGGTTTGGAAGCCGCAGCCATGGGTTGTTTAACGGCGGGAGAACGGCAGTCGGCGCGTCGTTGGTCTTATGAGACTCGCGAGGGAATCCGACGCTTGTGTCGCCAGTACAGAGCCAGTTGTTGGGTGGCGTACGCGCGCGTGCGCTCAACGACGCGCGGCCGCGCCGTGAGTTGCATCTGCACACTGGCCGTGATGGCCGTCTCGCGCTGCGCGGCATCCTGGACGCGGAGACCGGTTGTTCGTCGACGTGGATTTTTGAGCAAAAGCCGCTTCGAAATACCTACCACCTGTTCGGGTGACCGGGCAGGTGGACCCCAACCAACAACTGTACGGACGCTTCGTCTGAGCTTCCCTCGTGAAGGGTTGACTATGCTGTGCCCAGCATAGTCATGTTTTCGTAGTTTACCGGGATATCTGCCCGCAGATGGAGCGTTGGCGGCGGTTGTTGTAGAGGTCGCAGATCTACGACACTACGACCGAGCGGGCGTGCGCTCGGGTACGGAACTGGCGACGAGATCGTACTTCGTGTTCGAGGGTGGAGAAGAACGATTCGGCGGCGACGTTGTCGAAGCAGGACCTGACGCGTCCCATGGACGGGAGGCCATCCGGATCCCCGCGGAGGCCAGGTCGGCGTTGGGATGCTCGCTGGTGCCGCGCGCAGCACTCGCCGGAGTGCAGGTCGATCACCATAGGGAGATAGAGTTCCCCTTTGTCGGTAACGATTTCGGTCATGTCGCCTCCTTCCGCAGCGTCTGCTCACACATCCCGAGGCCCGGCCGGTTTCGGCGGCGCGGCAGGAGGATGTGTAATTGTGTTGAGTCCGAGCCCGAGCTGGTGATGGAGTGGCCGGCATGGATTTCCGCACTGACCGGCTGGTCCTGCATGCGATCGATGTGCCGGAGGCGCAACGCATCCACGACCAGGCACCGCAACCAGGCGACGCCTGGGCCGCCGACTTTCCGTTCACCGGCGACCTGATCGCGATCACCAACTTCCTCCGCGACACCACATTCGGCCACTACCTGATCCGGCGGCGGGTGGACGGCCTGGCGATCGGAGGCGCCGGCTTCAAAGGTTGTCCGGCCGGCGGCGCCGTGGAGATCGGCTATGGTCTGGTCCCGTCCGCGCGGGGCCACGGCTACGCGGCGGAAGCGGTCACAATGCTGGTACGCATCGCCGCAGACCGTGGCGTGACAACCGTTGTCGCTGAGACCGAGCCGGACAACATCGCGTCGCAACGGACCCTCGAACGCGCGGGTTTTCGGCAGGTCGACGCCGCCGAGTCGTGCCGGTACGAGTTTCGCATCTAACGGCGAAGGAGGTCGCGTACGACCGAGCGTGTCGACTCGATGGTGACGCCGTACGCGGCCAGTGGCTCGGCGATTGTCGGATCCTTCAGCAGAGCCAACAAGAGATGCTCGGTGCCGACATAGTTGTGGCCAAACTCCAGCGCTTCGGCCACCGACGCCTCCATGGCACGCCGAGCCGCAACGTCGATCGGCAAGTCGGTCGGCGATGACACACCTCGTGCAGGTGACGTCAAAACGGACCGCAAGGCGGCCAGATCGACGCCGAGAGCCTGCAGCGCCTTCACCGCAAGGGTTTGCCGATTTTCCAGGATGCCGCGCATGAGGTGCCGCGCGTCCACTGCGGCAGCCTTTTCCTTGCGGGCAAACCGTTCGGCATGGCCAAGAGCGGCGCGGGTACGCTCGGTGAGCCGGCTGAGTGCGCCGGACTGTGCGAGGTCGGCGAGAGTGAGGCTGGACCAGCGCGGCGTGTAGCGCTGTTGTGCCGCCTGCCGGCTGACCCCGACATGGGCGCCGATATCGGCCCATGACAAGCCTTCCGCCCGCGCCTGCTCGATGTAATAGCCGACCAGGCGATCGCCGAGATGCGCCAGCTGTCCGGCCAACCGTTCGGCGACGGCGAGCCGTTCCAGCGGCGTATCGGCTTGGTCGGCGATCGCCACCAGATCGGCCAGCGCAGGAAGGTCGTCCACTCCGTCAGTGTCTCATGTCAAGGATTGCCTTGACAACGGGACGATGTCAAGGCATAACTTGACGCATGCGACTGAAGCATTTGACGCAAGCCCTGGACGAGTACGTGCCAGTGA
The nucleotide sequence above comes from Fodinicola acaciae. Encoded proteins:
- a CDS encoding winged helix-turn-helix transcriptional regulator yields the protein MRRTSFANWPCQIATTVDMLGDWWTPLVLREAFYGISRFDEFQSALGIARNTLAERLSRLVSEGLLEKVRYQSEPVRHEYRLTAKGKDFFSVLAAMAAWGDRWLYDSETSPITFHHQRCGHDTHALVVCERCGEKLASDDVRFRIGPGYPEKLANRPDIRERFARQPR
- a CDS encoding esterase/lipase family protein; its protein translation is MILTINLSTGGPRPSIVLKKITDKDERDRFNAAREMVEKLVAGDVSALLPGVSLDLSKLLPTGAKLVLEAASWKRAGRGATVDGKVGDRRVRVILVVTDDGWRVVDVRPPTDTPPQQPEPHPSTSPSPQPSNTPGPKAMLTTSQCAGVQVARGAKAGPIPVLLVPGPDGVAGLTASVGTAAVAGATPVATSLVSRFAEIPGVTAYVLAKGDGSHWVGDRDATGPAVADAIDCLHKGGQKVAVVGVSTGGLAVRWALTGDRAKAVGMVATIGSPFGGAYAVDVARVLKDDDPGSLPKTDAAQARRDSLVLETAMADLAVCPNAGGPKQHTEPACRRLDTLAALAGGLGDSLRPNAVGSLPAWPSGLPVLQIAGTARVGQIDVGDGIATTASALADASRKATHTCLDTKVVASAPARCWNSDLAVLTEAADDAVGAVRAFVHPTAAAFVDKNTASVIENGKVGASITATRYGFSKAAFSADGRYLVAVGSGEIGVLDVDTGAHRSAACDCGEMAVVGRQAYVANGYSSRTINAYELPDLRPRPSGLGEFGKPGSFAGPKAAYGEQLIVAILEDAGASNGTPSLVAVGPGGARSKVVKLPEPSVPLDVTADPYDPTGPVIALTSSHVSACSFFGKASIVNFTAGTRKDVDGKAFGESAPDTESIDIADVHRGGDGRYYAAAHAGSCDDSLNPTETVPWSLWRLDGTRWASVDGGVKGPDRYFGPAGRLSVTLTSSTDGTLTWKHGSDSQSYGKNVTAIASPPGSAIVTDPSLAPPAGSKVTPPKPLLASPDGFGPLRIGAPLDKLVADGLLKNDKPAGTPGCLAYSGAGRLKGLVYVQQQGGSTLQAVSVSSAKFGTDAGLPPNATLDQVKKAYGSALHTERVLKQNEPVIHYYVAKGPNILLFQVYQDKVGGYLIGEKSAVDFYASLGGLC
- the recQ gene encoding DNA helicase RecQ, whose amino-acid sequence is MGSLGTVSEATEVLQRVFGYDAFRGNQQDIIEHVVGGGDALVLMPTGGGKSLCYQIPALVRPGTGVVISPLIALMQDQVDALRTVGVRAGFLNSTQDSYARREVEEAFLDGELDLLYLAPERLRVEATMRLLDRGKVSLFAIDEAHCVAQWGHDFRPDYLELSALHERWPDVPRIALTATATDATREEIAHRLNLTEARHFVASFDRPNIQYRIVPKNEPKRQLLKLLQTEHAGDAGIVYCLSRASVEKIADFLVENGIEALPYHAGLDSRTRAANQARFLREDGLVMVATIAFGMGIDKPDVRFVAHLDLPKSVEGYYQETGRAGRDGLPSTAWLAYGLADVVQQRQLIDKSEGDDAHRRRLNIHLDAMLALCETVECRRGQLLAYFGQSQEENCGNCDSCLTPPEAWDGTIAAQKLLSTVFRLRKERGQKFGAGQVIDILLGKTTDKVRQHRHDQLTVFGKGSELRDTEWRGVVRQLLAQGLLGVEGDFGTLVLTEGSNQVLFEQRQVRLRREPERTRAPKAAKSSAKAKAAIELTAEAEPIFERLRSWRGETARELGLPAYVIFHDATLKQIATELPSSLEALGTISGVGENKLAKYGDQILAVLAEVV
- a CDS encoding LLM class F420-dependent oxidoreductase, with translation MKLGWTMGYWGAGPAPGTDEVIDEADALGLDSIWTAEAYGSDALTPLAWYGARTTTPRLGTGIIQMSARTPTATAMAAMTLDHLSGGRVILGLGTSGPQVVEGWYGQEYGKPLARTREYIDIVRKVVAREKLTHDGAFYRVPIEGGTGLGKALRSTIRPYRTDIPIFLGAQGPKNVALAAEVADGWLTLFFGPKLNDYYKDVLAEGFARPGARHTAESFEVAVSVTAVIDDDVEAAADRIRPLLALYIGGMGAVEANFHRNMFLRLGYEQECDKITELYLSGRKEEAIAQVSTAMVEEVALIGPKAKIADDLAAWQATIATSLVLMGADLPTLRTLAELLG